CCTCACGACGCAAGTACTCGCCCAGTGCTGCCGGCTCACGCACCAACACGTGCCCGCCATAGGTTTGCGTGCCCCACTCGCGGATGAACTCCTCACGAGTGCCCAACACGTCCGGCGCGATGATGTCGTACAGGTTGTGGATCTCGCCGCCGTAGTTGTACACCGGCGTTGCCGTCAAACCCACCACGAACGAAGCCTCACTAGCCACATGCGCCGCCGCACGACCCTTGTCCGACACCGTGCCGCGACGTAGATCCTGCACCTCGTCAAACAACACCGTCCGCACCCGACCTGCCAGCGCGTGCGCCCATCCGGCTAACTTGGAGTACGGGACCACGACCACGTCGGGAAGGTGGCCGTCGATGATGTGCTGCGGAGGCTTGGTCTTCTTTGCCACCTCAACGGTGAGCATCGGTAGCGATTCGTTCAGTTCGGTCACCCACCGTCGGGGCAGATGGGTGAGCGGCACCACTAGAGCGGGGCGGGCGTCGTCGTCGATGACGGTGAGTAGCCCTGTGAGGGTCTTGCCCAGCCCCAGCTCATCGCCGATGATCATCCGGCGACGCTCACGCACCAGCTGGTATGCCTGCACCTGGTAGTCGCGGGGCGTCTTCATCAGGTCCGGCGGGAACGACGTCTGGTGCGACGGCGTGGTCAGGATCCGCGCAATCGCCGCTTCCGTCTCACGATGTTGGGTTGCCGCCATGGCAAGGAAGTCGGCCGACGCGCCATCGAACGGCTCGAGCGGGAACCGTTGCATGAACCACTCAATATCGCGGGCCACCTCGGGGGTGTGCTTCACGACAATTTCGCCTGACCGGGTCGACTGCACTCGAGCGAACATGCGGCGTGCACGTATCGCCGTCGCCGGATCTAACGCAAGACGCCAAATCTGGGCGAACGGATCGTGTTGGTAGGTGCCGTGGTTCACAGGGCACCACCGGACAAGATCAACACGTCAGGAGCGGCGCCCACACCACCGACAAACGTCATCGCCGGCACCCCAATATGTGCTGGCACGGTCGACACCAACAGCAACTCATCCACGGCGGGGTGGGCCGCATACGCAGCCAACTGACGGGCCACCGTAGGTGCCGCACCTTTGACCTTCACCTCGACACCCACGCCACCGACCATGAAGTCGATCCGCATTCGGTCATTCAGCCTGTCCTCCCGGTGCACGAGGTCACCAAACCGGGATGTCAATGCGACAGCGAGTCGCTCCTGCAGTTGCCGCTCCCCGGTGAACTGGTACGGCTCACCCGCCTCGATGACCTCCCGCACCACGAGCGCCGTGGGCGTGTCGTCTGCCACGGTGAGATTCGTCTCAGCCACGACCCACCACCGCCTCGAGGAGACGTCGCAGCGGGCGCGACACCTCGGCCCAGATCGCACCGAAGGCCGCGTTGACACTGTTGGCCGCGAACCGATACGACCCCTTTGCAGCGTGTGCCGCCACGAAGAAGTCCGACAGGTCGCGAGCGTGGCGTGTCATGAGGCGACCTCCGCCCACACTCGGGCCTCGACGTCGTCGGGCAGGGTCCGCAGACCGAGCGCACCCGTGTACCGGATCGGGGTCGCGAGCGCGCGTGGGTTTTCGAGCACTAGGTGATAAGTCCCGTAGGTGTCGCCCCATGGCGAGCATGGGAACTTGCCTGCGCGCGGCGTGCACTCGTTGTCGGACGGGTGCGAGTAGTGCACGTCGACGAGGTCGACCACGCCGATGATCGCGCCGAGGTTGGGCGGGAGGGTGATGAGTGGCATCCAACCGGTGATCGTGACGATTCGGTCGCTGGCGCCACCTGGCTCGAAGCGGTTTGGTACTTCGCGCTTCGCGGCGTGGATCGCGACGGGGCCGCGGTAGTCGCCGGCGATGTTGCGGGACCTGTTCTCGACGTCTTTGCCACCATGGATGATGGCCCACGCCCACGGTTGGCGCACTGTCAGGATCTTCATACCGTCGCCCCTGTCACGTGCGCCTGTAGGGCCGCGAGCTCGATGGCGGGACCGGCGAGACCGGCGCGTGAGGGATGTGGGTCCCACACCAGGTCGCCCGTCACCCAGTCCACGAGGACGGCGTGCATGAAGTCACCTCGAGGCGACTTACCGGTCGCGATCACTACCGGCGGAAGCGCCTCTGTCTGCGTGGCGACCGGGAACACCGGGTCAATGCACACGAGCGTCGTGCCGGGGGCGTTCTCTTCCACCCACGTGACGGTCGCGTACCACCACGCGGGTGTCGTCTCGTCGGGGTAGAGCTGCGCAAAGTGGGGCACCACTTCCAACGGGGCATTCGTGAGACCCGCAATGCACGCGCGCCAACAGTCACCGGGCACGTCCGACTCGCCGTGTAGAAACTCTTGCGTCGGATACCGGTCAGGTTCGGGAGCGTTCGCAATCTCAAGCAACACGTCCGCGTGGCAGGGGTCGCCGGGCTTGCACCAGCACGCGAGATCCTTGCCCGCGAGCGCGGTCCGTATCTCTGCGGAGGTGGGGACGGTTTCGTGGACGTCGGTTGCCTTGACCGTGATCACGTAACTGGGCGTCACGATCTTCGCTGCGCGGCGCACCACCAGGTCGCGGTAGCCGTAGACGATCTGCTCACGGGTCAAACTCTTGATGCCGCCCGGCAGAGGGTTGCCCCACCTGCTCGGCCTGGCAACGATCACCGCGTCGGGGTGTTCGGCCCGCCATGGGTGCTGGCGTGACATCTGGACGCGCTTAGGCATCAGGCGCCTCTTCCCAGTCTTTGCCGGGCTTGCGGCGCACGATGACGTAGGTCTCCCAGTAGCACTTCACTGCGGTGTGCCGGGCGCTCTCTTCGGTCAAGAACGGCAGGCACCCGAATGCATAGGCGATGACTGTGGGCGAGTCGTCGGCGATGAAGCCGTACTGGTAGCCGTCCGGGCCGAAGTCCTTCGGGTCGTCGGTCAGGCCCGGGTCGGCTGGCCACGTTTTGCCTTGCCTCTCTGCTGCGTCGGCCACGGTCACACACCGGCCATGGTGGCCACCGTGATGGCGTTGGCGGCGCGTTGGCGCACCGCGGGGGCGATTTCGTAGTAGCCCTCGGAGCGGAACGCGGCACGGATCATGGGGAGGGTCGCGAAGGCGAACCCGACTCGTGACGTGTTGGTCTCAAAGTCATAGTCGACGTCGACGTCGCACATGATCTCGCACGTCTCGTTGGGTCCGTAGATCCCGCCGAGCATCTGGCGGCGGTCGCCGTCATAGTTCGCGAACCGAGCGGGCTTCGGCAGCCCTGACACTTCGTAGCTCTGGGCGTCGTCGGTGTTCTCTTCCATCAGCTGCTCTCCTTTGGGTATGCCTCAACTTCGATCACGGTGTACGGGTGTGCGGGGTCGGCAGCCCACCGCTTCGCGGAACACAGGTCGACCACCTGGGCGTCGTCGACGATCGCGCCCGCGTCAGTGAGGGCGTCGAGGACGTTGCGGTCGATCTTGTCCATGTCGCCAGTCCTCTTCGCCGTCGGCATCGGGTCCCGGTTCGACTTCGGTTGCGGCAGAAACGACATGACGGTCACCCGCACCGGACCCGACACCGGGCCAGCGCTGCGCAAGCCCTGGCGCACACGCCACGCGACCTCGGCACGCCACTCCTTCGAGTGCGCGGTGGACTCCACCAGGCGGGCGTGACCCACCCCGTAACTCACACCGTTCACGATGCGGCGAGCCTGCTTGGTCTGCATGCTCCCCTTGGTGCGCGCCCGACCTTCAACCACCACGCGCACCACCGGCACCATCGCCGTCCCCGCGATCACGACGCACCGACCCTCGTCATCAGGACCGCTTCCCACGTCGACTTTCGTGACGCACCACCAGGCGCGCCCGGGTCAAGCCGGTAGATGGAGACCACCAACTTCGGCGCAACGCTCAAGATGTGCCTGTTAGCGGCGCGGCGATATGTGCTGGCGTCGACGGCAGTGCCCTCGAATTGCACCGCTCCAGTGCGGTTGTCCATCAGCAGACCAACCAGCGCGACTCCAACAGACCGAACCGCTTTCTTGGGCCGCGACGAGGCCTTCTCGACGGCGCGCAGACGCGCATACGGGTCTCTCACGCCGCCACCCCCTCGCCTTGAAGCAGGCCAACGCGGGCTGAGATCGAGCCGAGCAACTTCACGGCGATCGCGGCACACTTGGGACACATCGGGTCATCCAGAGTCGCGCTCATCTGCGCACCACAGTCGATGCACTTCACGCCGCCACCGCCTCTAGCAGCACTGCGATATCACTGCGACCGTGGCGAGCGATAGCGGTGTTGATCGAGTCGAGCTTCACCCCGAGGCGTGAAGCAGCACGTTCA
The Demequina sp. TMPB413 DNA segment above includes these coding regions:
- a CDS encoding DUF4326 domain-containing protein; this encodes MPKRVQMSRQHPWRAEHPDAVIVARPSRWGNPLPGGIKSLTREQIVYGYRDLVVRRAAKIVTPSYVITVKATDVHETVPTSAEIRTALAGKDLACWCKPGDPCHADVLLEIANAPEPDRYPTQEFLHGESDVPGDCWRACIAGLTNAPLEVVPHFAQLYPDETTPAWWYATVTWVEENAPGTTLVCIDPVFPVATQTEALPPVVIATGKSPRGDFMHAVLVDWVTGDLVWDPHPSRAGLAGPAIELAALQAHVTGATV
- a CDS encoding RusA family crossover junction endodeoxyribonuclease, producing MIAGTAMVPVVRVVVEGRARTKGSMQTKQARRIVNGVSYGVGHARLVESTAHSKEWRAEVAWRVRQGLRSAGPVSGPVRVTVMSFLPQPKSNRDPMPTAKRTGDMDKIDRNVLDALTDAGAIVDDAQVVDLCSAKRWAADPAHPYTVIEVEAYPKESS
- a CDS encoding DEAD/DEAH box helicase, giving the protein MKHTPEVARDIEWFMQRFPLEPFDGASADFLAMAATQHRETEAAIARILTTPSHQTSFPPDLMKTPRDYQVQAYQLVRERRRMIIGDELGLGKTLTGLLTVIDDDARPALVVPLTHLPRRWVTELNESLPMLTVEVAKKTKPPQHIIDGHLPDVVVVPYSKLAGWAHALAGRVRTVLFDEVQDLRRGTVSDKGRAAAHVASEASFVVGLTATPVYNYGGEIHNLYDIIAPDVLGTREEFIREWGTQTYGGHVLVREPAALGEYLRREGLLLARTRKEVGRELPQVVKVPHTVESDPAALTAITGDAARLAEVILAQGTTRQERFQAAGELDWKVRQATGIAKAPYVAEFVKMLLESEEKVALFGWHRAVWGIWRRELDAFRPVMYTGSESPAQKAAAEDAFIHGDARVLMMSLRSGAGVDGLQKVCSVAVFGELDWSPQIHEQGIGRFRRDGMDENNPVVAYFLTSDEGSDPPIMETLQIKRNQAEPIISPDGKLLTNATVDTDRARSLARTVLANHRRAA